The DNA sequence GTCGTGCCCCGAGCGGCTCAGCATCGACGGTCCACGCGCTCTGCACGGCGAGCAGCACGCGTACACCGACGTCGTGCCCTTCGCCCGTCGCGTGGTCGAGGAGTTCCCCGACCGCGTGCTGTGGGGCACCGACTGGCCCCACCCCAATCTCAAGGACCACATGCCCGACGACGGGCTCCTGGTCGACTACATCCCGCAGATCGCCCCGACCGCCGACCTGCAGCGGCAGCTGCTCGTCGACAACCCGCGGCGGCTGTACTGGCCAGAAGGAGAATGACCATGGCACTCGACAAGCCGTACAAGGACGTCCCCGGCACGACGATCTACGACGCCGAGCAGGCGCGCAAGGGATACCACCTCAACCAGTTCTCGATGTCGCTGATGAAGCCCGAGAACCGGGAGCGGTTCCTCGCGGATCAGGAGGCGTACCTCGACGAGTGGCCGCTGAACCCGGTGCAGCGCCAGGCGGTGCTCGACATGGACCTTAACACCATGATCGCCGAGGGAGGGAACATCTACTTCCTCAGCAAGATCGGCGCGACCCACGGACTCAGCTTCCAGCAGATGGCGGGCTCGATGACCGGGATGTCGGAGGCCGCGTACCGGGACATGATGGTCGCCGGCGGCCGTCGCCCCGAGGGCAACCGCCTGAAGGACCTCGACGGATGGACGCCCCGGTCGACCGAGAAGGCGACCGCCGTCCGGCCGGACGCCCCCGCCCGCTACACCTCGGCGCTGTTCACGTCGCACGTCCCGGCGATCGGTGCGGCGATGGATCTCGGCAAGACGGAGGAGCCGTACTGGAAGAAGGTCTTCGACGGCTACCGGTGGACCCGCACATGGGCGAAGGAGAACACCCCCGATGTCGTGATCCTCGTGTACAACGACCACGCCACGGCCTTCGACGCCTCGATCATCCCCACCTTCGTCCTCGGCACGGGTGACGAGTACCCGGTCGCCGACGAGGGTTATGGTCCTCGTCCCGTTCCGGATGTGAAGGGCTACCCGGAGTTCGCCGCGCACCTCGCGCAGTCGATCATCCAGGACGACTTCGACCTCACCCTCGTCAACGAGATGGTCGTCGACCACGGCCTGACCGTGCCGCTGTCCCTCGTGTACGGCGAGGTCGAGGAGTGGCCGGTCCGAGTCATCCCGCTCGCCGTGAACGTCGTGCAGTACCCGGTGCCGTCCGGCCGACGCTGCTACGAGCTGGGCAAGGCTCTGCGCCGCGCGATCGACAAGTGGGACGGCGAAGAGCTGAACGTGCAGATCTGGGGAACCGGCGGCATGAGCCACCAGCTGCAGGGGCCGCGCGCCGGACTCATCAACAAGGAGTGGGACAACGCGTTCCTCGACCACCTGATCGCGGACCCGCTCGGACTCACGGAGTGGCCTCACATGGAGTACGTCGACGAGGCGGGCTCTGAGGGGATCGAGCTCGTCGACTGGCTCATCGCCCGCGGCGCGATGGACGACCAGTTCGGCGGCGAGGCTCCCGAGGTGGGCCACCGGTTCTATCACGTCCCCGCGTCGAACACCGCGGTCGGACACCTCGTCCTGTCGAACCCGGTCCGCACGCCCGCCCTCGCCGAAGACGACGCCGATGCGGCCGTGCCGACGCGCAGCTCCGCGCCCGAGGGCTCGAGCGAGCCCGAGGCGACGGCAGCGCTGTCGAACGCCTGACGTCCTGAACCGGAGCCCCGGGAGGAAACCCGCATGACAGACAAGATCCGAATCGCGGTTGTCGGCGCCAACGGCGCCTTCGGCATGAAGCACCTCGACGGCCTCGCGAACATCGAGGACGCGGAGGTGACGGTCGTCAGCGCGACTTCGCAGGAGAAGGCGGATGCCGTCGCCGCGCAGTACGGCGTCGCGACCGCCGTCGTGGGGCTGGATGCCGTGTTCGAGCGCGACGACGTGGACGCCGTGATCCTCGCGACTCCCACCGGACTGCACGCCGCACAGACCCAGGCGGTGCTCGCGGCCGGCAAGCACGTGCAGGTCGAGATCCCGCTCGCGGACTCGCTGGCCGACGCCGAGGCCACCCTCGCCGTGGCCGAGGCCTCGGACCGCGTCGCAATGGTCGGCCACACGCGGCGGTTCAACCCCTCCCACCAGCTGGTGCACGAGCGCATCGCCGCCGGCGAGTTCGCCGTGCAGCAGATGGACGTGCAGACGTACTTCTTCCGCCGCACGAACACGAACGCCAAGGGCGAGGCGCGCTCGTGGACCGACCACCTCCTCTGGCATCACGCGGCCCACACCGTCGACCTCTTCGCTTACCAGGCGGGGCGCATCGTGCAGGCGCACGCGATCCAGGGCCCGATCCACCCCGAGCTCGGCATCGCGATGGACATGTCGATCCAGCTGAAGAGCGAGACCGGGGCAATCTGCACGCTGTCGCTGTCGTTCAACAACGACGGGCCCTTCGGCACGTTCTTCCGCTACATCGGAGACACCGCCACGTACGTCGCCCGCTACGACGACCTCTACGACGGCAGGGATCAGCAGATCGACGTGTCGCAGGTGGCCGTGAGCTTCAACGGCATCGAGCTGCAGGACCGCGAGTTCGTCGCCGCGATCCGCGAAGGACGCGAGCCGAACTCGTCGCTGCGTCAGGTCATCGACTGCTACCGCGTGCTCGGCGCGCTGGAGGAGCAGCTCGCGTGATCCTGCCCCGCATCGGCCTCGGCTGCATGTCGCTGAGCCACGCCTACGGAGTGCCCCCGTCGGACGCGGACGGCCTGGCTCTGCTGTGTGCGGCGCTCGACGCGGGAGTGGGGATGCTCGACACCGCGACCCTGTACGGCGGCGGTCGCAACGAGGAGCTCGTCGGGAGGGCGGTCGCCGGTCGGCGCGACGAGGTGCTGCTCGCGAGCAAGGGCGGGATGGCGCTCGTTGACGGCGTGCGCACGATCGACGGACGCCCCGACACCCTGCGCACCCAGGTCGACGAATCGCTGCGTCGCCTCGGCGTGGACCGCATCGACCTCTACTATCTGCACCGCTGGGACCGCTCGGTGCCGATCGGCGAGAGCGTCGGCGCGCTGGCGGAGCTCGTCGATGACGGCAGGATCGGCGCGATCGG is a window from the Microbacterium sp. LWO14-1.2 genome containing:
- a CDS encoding protocatechuate 4,5-dioxygenase subunit alpha/beta → MALDKPYKDVPGTTIYDAEQARKGYHLNQFSMSLMKPENRERFLADQEAYLDEWPLNPVQRQAVLDMDLNTMIAEGGNIYFLSKIGATHGLSFQQMAGSMTGMSEAAYRDMMVAGGRRPEGNRLKDLDGWTPRSTEKATAVRPDAPARYTSALFTSHVPAIGAAMDLGKTEEPYWKKVFDGYRWTRTWAKENTPDVVILVYNDHATAFDASIIPTFVLGTGDEYPVADEGYGPRPVPDVKGYPEFAAHLAQSIIQDDFDLTLVNEMVVDHGLTVPLSLVYGEVEEWPVRVIPLAVNVVQYPVPSGRRCYELGKALRRAIDKWDGEELNVQIWGTGGMSHQLQGPRAGLINKEWDNAFLDHLIADPLGLTEWPHMEYVDEAGSEGIELVDWLIARGAMDDQFGGEAPEVGHRFYHVPASNTAVGHLVLSNPVRTPALAEDDADAAVPTRSSAPEGSSEPEATAALSNA
- a CDS encoding Gfo/Idh/MocA family oxidoreductase; the encoded protein is MTDKIRIAVVGANGAFGMKHLDGLANIEDAEVTVVSATSQEKADAVAAQYGVATAVVGLDAVFERDDVDAVILATPTGLHAAQTQAVLAAGKHVQVEIPLADSLADAEATLAVAEASDRVAMVGHTRRFNPSHQLVHERIAAGEFAVQQMDVQTYFFRRTNTNAKGEARSWTDHLLWHHAAHTVDLFAYQAGRIVQAHAIQGPIHPELGIAMDMSIQLKSETGAICTLSLSFNNDGPFGTFFRYIGDTATYVARYDDLYDGRDQQIDVSQVAVSFNGIELQDREFVAAIREGREPNSSLRQVIDCYRVLGALEEQLA